A section of the Polynucleobacter sp. AP-Jannik-300A-C4 genome encodes:
- the dnaA gene encoding chromosomal replication initiator protein DnaA, whose translation MSNLQNPPTLNSLSPLGFWDGALGALARELSPQQFKTWIQPLSLVSYDESEQSLILGAPNRFKLDWIKKTFSDRFQEMADQYFGHPINLSFVLNVEGSGTQSPEISSPPQDKFEQQEVLLDADSSSTEEQAFEIEDHSKLNPNLTFETFVTGKANQLARAASIQVAHNPGTSYNPMFLYGGVGLGKTHLIHAIGNHLLKEKPNARIRYIHAEQYVSDVVRAYQQKAFDRFKRYYHSLDLLLIDDIQFFSGKSRTQEEFFYAFEALLSNKAQVIITSDTYPKEMVGIDDRLISRFDSGLTVAIEPPELEMRVAILMKKAQSEGIPMSEDVAFFVAKHLRSNVRELEGALRKILAFVRFHGKEVTIDVARVALKDLLSIQNRQISVENIQKAVADFYSIKVADMYSKKRPANIARPRQIAMFIAKELTQKSLPEIGELFGGRDHTTVLHAVRKISSERSHDGQLNHEIHVIEQTLKS comes from the coding sequence ATGAGTAACTTACAGAACCCCCCGACATTGAATTCACTAAGCCCGCTGGGGTTTTGGGATGGTGCACTTGGTGCGCTAGCTCGCGAACTGTCCCCCCAACAATTTAAGACCTGGATTCAGCCGTTAAGCTTGGTTTCCTATGATGAAAGTGAGCAATCACTCATTCTGGGAGCTCCAAATAGATTCAAACTTGATTGGATCAAGAAAACTTTTTCTGATCGCTTCCAGGAGATGGCAGACCAGTATTTTGGCCACCCAATCAACTTAAGCTTCGTACTCAATGTAGAAGGTTCGGGCACGCAATCACCTGAGATTAGCTCGCCTCCTCAGGATAAATTTGAGCAACAAGAGGTTTTGCTAGACGCAGACAGCAGCTCTACAGAAGAGCAAGCTTTTGAAATTGAAGATCACTCTAAATTAAACCCAAACCTCACTTTTGAGACCTTTGTCACGGGTAAGGCTAACCAACTTGCAAGGGCGGCATCTATTCAGGTTGCCCACAACCCTGGCACTTCCTATAACCCAATGTTTTTATATGGCGGGGTTGGTTTGGGCAAAACACATCTAATTCATGCTATTGGGAATCACCTACTAAAAGAGAAGCCGAATGCTCGAATTCGATACATTCACGCCGAGCAGTACGTTTCTGATGTTGTTAGGGCTTATCAACAAAAAGCTTTTGATCGCTTCAAGCGCTATTACCACTCCCTTGACCTGCTTTTAATTGACGATATTCAATTTTTTAGTGGCAAGTCTAGGACGCAAGAGGAATTTTTCTACGCTTTTGAGGCGCTCTTGAGCAATAAGGCTCAAGTCATCATTACCAGCGACACTTACCCAAAAGAAATGGTGGGAATAGATGATCGACTAATTTCTCGTTTTGACTCGGGACTTACGGTTGCAATTGAGCCGCCAGAACTAGAGATGCGAGTCGCTATTCTGATGAAAAAAGCTCAAAGTGAGGGCATCCCCATGAGTGAGGATGTGGCTTTTTTCGTAGCAAAGCACCTTAGATCCAATGTGCGTGAGCTTGAAGGGGCGCTAAGGAAAATCTTGGCATTTGTTCGCTTCCATGGCAAAGAGGTGACGATTGATGTGGCCCGGGTGGCTCTAAAAGATTTACTCTCCATTCAAAATCGACAAATTTCTGTTGAAAACATCCAAAAAGCGGTTGCAGACTTTTACAGCATTAAGGTGGCCGATATGTACTCGAAAAAGCGTCCAGCAAATATTGCCCGACCCCGGCAAATTGCGATGTTTATAGCCAAAGAATTGACCCAAAAGAGTCTGCCAGAGATTGGTGAGTTATTTGGTGGGAGAGACCACACAACCGTTCTACACGCAGTCCGGAAGATTAGCTCGGAAAGATCACATGATGGGCAACTCAATCACGAAATCCACGTTATTGAGCAAACCCTCAAGTCCTAA